One window of Anaerolineales bacterium genomic DNA carries:
- a CDS encoding DUF2085 domain-containing protein, with translation METSTLEVVKRKKSGAVIANRIVHWLSRNWLLAFAVAWGFFIGLPWLAPVFMKFGWTGAAKVIYLIYALECHQLPERSYFLFGSKMTYSLSEIQTAWQPTNNPLVLRQFLGNQQMGWKVAWCERTTWWYGSLWISALAYGFVRKKLFALSFRALMLSALPMAVDGGTHLISDIIDFGNSFRDNNAWLATLTNHIFPATFYAGDAAGSFNLWMRLITGVIFGIGIVWFAFPQVEATMNDMAQRIELKFQKAGLSL, from the coding sequence ATGGAGACAAGTACTTTAGAGGTCGTGAAACGTAAGAAATCTGGCGCAGTGATCGCCAATCGCATAGTTCATTGGTTGAGCCGCAACTGGTTATTGGCTTTTGCGGTAGCTTGGGGTTTTTTTATAGGTCTGCCCTGGCTCGCGCCAGTATTTATGAAATTTGGCTGGACAGGTGCAGCAAAGGTAATTTACCTGATTTATGCGCTTGAATGTCATCAACTTCCGGAGCGATCTTACTTTCTATTCGGGTCAAAGATGACCTATTCACTGTCTGAAATTCAAACGGCCTGGCAGCCGACCAACAATCCACTTGTCCTGCGCCAGTTTTTGGGTAACCAGCAGATGGGCTGGAAAGTGGCTTGGTGCGAACGGACTACGTGGTGGTACGGGAGTTTATGGATCTCCGCGCTGGCGTATGGCTTTGTCCGCAAAAAGCTATTTGCACTTTCCTTTCGAGCCTTGATGCTCTCGGCATTACCGATGGCAGTTGATGGCGGCACACATCTCATCAGTGACATTATTGACTTTGGCAACAGTTTCCGCGACAACAATGCCTGGCTTGCCACACTGACAAATCACATTTTCCCAGCGACATTCTATGCGGGCGATGCGGCTGGTTCTTTCAACCTCTGGATGCGATTGATCACTGGCGTGATATTCGGAATCGGCATCGTTTGGTTTGCGTTCCCCCAAGTGGAGGCAACCATGAATGATATGGCCCAAAGGATTGAACTCAAATTTCAGAAAGCAGGTCTGTCACTGTAA
- a CDS encoding cation-translocating P-type ATPase yields the protein MANPQTLEIPISGMDCAECAQHVQHAIEKLPGVQSVNVFLGTEKAIVRLDPSKVDLPAIRTAVQGAGYDVPASDSPKADPVSMGDFNRRLTILLVSVFAIILSVVIFGEGLGLFDFLNDLVPFPLGVVLVIAGGYRVFLNVIRATLKRQIISHTLMTIGVIAALAVGQWVTAALVVVFMRVGDYVENFTTESARRAVKELTSLAPLTARVERDGAEVEVPVTEVKVGETIIVRPGEKIAVDGEVISGQATIDQSAITGESMPVEAANGTHVYAATIAKLGSLRIRADRIGTDTTFGRVVKMVEEAEAHRADVQQIADKFSAWYLPVVAVIAGLTFLFTRNPLSTAAVLLVACSCSFALATPVAMLASVGASAKRGLLIKGGKYLELLARADVLLVDKTGTLTLGQPQITDVVSLNGLARSDLLGLAASAERYSEHPLAEAVRMMAREEKAVLVEPEKFEAIPGHGVQAIINAQAIRIGNRRMIPSAASLPIAKDLEAQGKTLLFMERDQELVGVFAAADTLRSEVPNALAEVRSLGIRHIELLTGDNERTASALAEKLGVSYRANLLPEHKIDVVKEYQAKGHVVVMIGDGVNDAPALAQANVGMAMGAAGTDVAIEAAHIALMREDWNLVPDVLKIAHRTMRIVKTNLAFTTIYNLVGLSLAALGILPPVLAAAAQSLPDIGIMGNSARLLKSK from the coding sequence ATGGCTAATCCACAAACCCTCGAAATTCCCATCTCAGGCATGGACTGTGCCGAATGCGCCCAACACGTCCAACACGCCATCGAAAAACTGCCTGGCGTACAATCCGTCAATGTGTTTCTTGGCACCGAAAAAGCGATTGTGCGACTCGATCCATCCAAAGTGGATTTGCCTGCCATTCGCACAGCGGTTCAGGGCGCTGGCTATGATGTCCCCGCCTCGGACTCACCCAAAGCTGATCCTGTTTCAATGGGCGATTTCAACCGCCGACTGACGATCCTGCTGGTCAGTGTGTTCGCCATTATCCTCAGTGTAGTGATCTTCGGCGAAGGCTTGGGCTTGTTCGATTTTCTCAACGACCTGGTCCCCTTTCCGTTGGGTGTCGTGTTGGTCATCGCAGGCGGTTACCGTGTCTTTCTGAACGTCATCCGCGCCACATTGAAACGTCAGATCATTTCGCACACCCTGATGACCATCGGTGTCATTGCCGCACTCGCGGTTGGACAATGGGTCACGGCGGCGCTTGTCGTTGTCTTCATGCGAGTCGGTGATTATGTCGAGAACTTCACCACAGAATCTGCCCGCCGCGCGGTAAAGGAACTAACCTCACTCGCCCCATTAACTGCTCGTGTGGAACGCGATGGAGCGGAAGTCGAAGTCCCAGTCACCGAGGTGAAAGTCGGTGAAACGATCATCGTCCGTCCAGGCGAAAAGATCGCTGTGGACGGCGAAGTCATCAGCGGTCAAGCCACGATTGATCAATCTGCCATTACAGGCGAATCCATGCCTGTTGAAGCCGCAAACGGAACCCATGTGTATGCGGCAACGATTGCCAAACTGGGTAGTCTGCGCATCCGCGCGGACCGAATTGGAACGGACACCACCTTCGGACGCGTGGTCAAAATGGTGGAAGAGGCTGAGGCGCATCGCGCTGACGTTCAACAGATCGCCGATAAATTCAGCGCCTGGTATCTGCCCGTGGTCGCTGTCATTGCGGGGTTGACCTTCTTATTTACCCGTAATCCATTATCCACTGCCGCTGTCCTGTTGGTCGCCTGCTCCTGTTCCTTCGCGCTGGCAACTCCGGTTGCCATGCTTGCCTCGGTGGGCGCAAGCGCAAAACGCGGATTGCTCATCAAAGGCGGCAAGTATCTCGAACTACTGGCGCGCGCCGATGTTCTGTTGGTGGATAAGACTGGCACGCTCACCCTCGGACAGCCGCAGATTACGGATGTAGTTTCGTTAAATGGGTTAGCACGTTCCGATTTACTGGGTCTTGCTGCCTCTGCCGAACGCTACTCCGAACATCCACTGGCGGAAGCCGTGCGTATGATGGCTCGTGAGGAAAAAGCCGTTTTGGTCGAACCTGAAAAATTTGAAGCCATCCCTGGACATGGAGTTCAGGCAATCATCAATGCCCAGGCTATTCGGATTGGCAATCGACGCATGATCCCTTCTGCTGCATCATTGCCCATTGCCAAAGACCTGGAAGCACAAGGCAAGACCCTCTTGTTCATGGAACGTGATCAGGAGTTGGTGGGCGTGTTCGCGGCAGCGGACACTTTACGTTCCGAAGTTCCTAATGCACTGGCTGAAGTTCGTTCGCTCGGGATTCGGCATATTGAACTACTCACGGGAGATAACGAAAGAACAGCTTCCGCGCTGGCAGAAAAATTGGGTGTCTCCTACCGTGCAAATCTGTTACCAGAACACAAGATCGATGTGGTCAAGGAATATCAGGCAAAGGGACACGTTGTCGTAATGATCGGCGACGGTGTGAACGATGCGCCCGCGCTTGCCCAGGCAAATGTCGGCATGGCAATGGGCGCGGCGGGCACGGATGTTGCCATCGAAGCGGCGCATATCGCCCTCATGCGCGAAGACTGGAATTTGGTGCCAGATGTATTAAAGATCGCCCACCGCACCATGCGGATCGTCAAGACGAATCTGGCGTTCACAACCATCTATAACCTTGTGGGATTATCTCTCGCCGCGCTGGGTATCCTCCCGCCTGTTCTCGCTGCCGCAGCGCAATCCCTGCCTGATATTGGCATTATGGGGAACTCGGCAAGGTTGCTGAAGTCAAAATAA
- a CDS encoding Flp family type IVb pilin, whose protein sequence is MFTLFKRFIREEDGQDFAEYALILGAIGVVAIAVIARYRNELIAAFEAGIEALRMARGG, encoded by the coding sequence ATGTTCACTTTGTTCAAACGTTTCATCCGCGAAGAGGATGGTCAGGACTTTGCCGAATACGCCCTGATCCTGGGCGCCATCGGTGTGGTCGCGATTGCCGTGATCGCCCGTTATCGCAACGAACTGATCGCCGCCTTCGAAGCCGGCATCGAAGCCCTGCGCATGGCGCGAGGCGGATAA
- a CDS encoding methyltransferase domain-containing protein, whose amino-acid sequence MPCPTFFAGALESPLMNWLISTQTTLDRIGLRPGQRVLEVGPGPGRLLIPAARRVLPGGEVIGLDIQPGMIERLKARAAQAGVSNLTPILGDATQSHFPPDYFDVIYFCTVLGEIPDRAAALHQCQAALKPGGLLSITEIFPDPHYQSRTTVQRLAESVGFQLQAIHGSWYFFTANFVKAYV is encoded by the coding sequence ATGCCCTGTCCGACTTTCTTTGCCGGGGCATTGGAAAGCCCATTAATGAACTGGCTGATAAGCACACAGACAACCCTGGATCGCATTGGGCTGCGACCGGGACAGCGCGTATTGGAAGTGGGCCCTGGCCCGGGCCGGCTGCTCATCCCTGCCGCCCGGCGAGTGCTGCCCGGCGGCGAAGTTATCGGCTTGGACATCCAGCCTGGAATGATTGAACGGCTCAAAGCGCGTGCAGCACAGGCTGGCGTGTCGAACCTGACGCCAATCCTGGGCGATGCAACGCAATCGCATTTTCCGCCAGATTATTTTGACGTGATTTATTTCTGCACCGTGTTGGGCGAAATCCCAGACCGGGCAGCAGCGCTGCATCAATGCCAAGCGGCGCTAAAACCCGGTGGTCTGCTTTCGATCACGGAAATCTTCCCCGACCCGCACTATCAATCGCGAACGACGGTGCAGCGGTTGGCAGAGTCGGTGGGCTTTCAACTGCAAGCCATACATGGATCATGGTACTTTTTCACGGCGAACTTTGTGAAAGCATATGTGTGA
- a CDS encoding class I SAM-dependent methyltransferase: MNDDRTNYIPALRYEWLTGLYDTVMDKLMHETEFKQALVRQARLAKNHRVLDLGCGTATLTLIIKQSFPNTEVTGLDGDPKALGIAKEKISRSGLNITLDEGMAFDLPYPDNSFDRVFSGLLFHHLTREDKERTLKEVYRVLRPGGELHVADWGKANSVKMRLAFFLVQFLDGFSTTSDNVNGLLPVFFNKADFQDVTETARYATIFGTMSLYKSRKPAHSFMTAT; this comes from the coding sequence ATGAACGATGATCGCACCAACTATATTCCTGCCCTGCGATATGAATGGCTGACTGGTCTCTATGACACTGTGATGGACAAGTTAATGCATGAAACTGAGTTCAAGCAAGCTCTTGTTCGTCAGGCTCGGCTTGCTAAAAATCATCGCGTTCTGGATTTGGGTTGCGGAACAGCAACACTTACGCTCATCATCAAGCAATCTTTCCCCAATACGGAAGTGACTGGCTTGGATGGTGATCCCAAGGCCCTTGGAATCGCGAAAGAGAAGATTTCCAGATCTGGTCTAAACATTACTCTCGACGAAGGTATGGCATTTGATCTGCCATATCCCGACAACTCGTTTGATCGTGTGTTTTCTGGTTTGCTCTTCCATCACCTGACGCGTGAGGATAAGGAGCGCACTTTAAAAGAAGTATATCGAGTCCTGCGACCTGGCGGTGAATTACATGTAGCAGACTGGGGAAAGGCAAATAGTGTGAAAATGCGGCTGGCTTTCTTTCTGGTGCAATTTTTGGACGGTTTCAGTACAACTTCTGACAACGTGAATGGGCTGCTGCCGGTGTTTTTTAACAAAGCTGATTTTCAGGATGTCACGGAGACGGCTCGATATGCAACGATTTTCGGCACTATGTCGCTGTACAAATCCAGAAAGCCCGCTCATTCGTTCATGACTGCTACATGA
- the cadA gene encoding cadmium-translocating P-type ATPase, producing MNTKQLELRVANLDCEHDAAAIERGLQGFPGIAELKIYPKSAKVAITYDPASTKPEAVKEKLESLGFPPQKGMEMAEQPKPWRNPKVLTSVASGVFLLIGWLLGLAGVPAIFSTVVYIAAILIGGYYFGREAIEELIFEREIGIELLMSTAAVVATIMGLAGEGAMLVFLYSISEAAEGYTEEKTRAAIKALMDLAPKVALVRRGGVEREIPVQELEVGDVFIVKPGEAMATDGEILVGASSVNQAPVTGESVPVEKQPGDPVFAGSINGEGALEVRATKTFADNTISRIIHMVEEAQEKKGKSQRFIERFGARYSPAVLAIGILIAIVPPLFFSADWVTWITRATVFIVAAAPCALVISIPITLVASLGTGARQGVLIKGGVYVEELAKVKVVAMDKTGTLTRGEPEVTDVLLLRQDPDRLAASQQQLLALAAGIERRSGHPLAQAIVRHAEAQGIQPSELAEFRSLTGAGASARLDGRTIYVGSPDMFHSKLGVSLDGVWGDINQLQGEGKTVVVLGDEEAPWGMIAIRDNIRLNAAKAIDAIHAAGVEKVVMLTGDNERTAQAIARELGIDEIYADLKPEDKVTKVRELAQRYGHVAMVGDGVNDAPALAEATVGVAMGAAGTDVALETADVALMADDLEKLAYALKLAKRNQSVVNQNLALSAIVIGALVIGAVAGAFSLPIAVLGHEISEFIVIGSGLRMLRA from the coding sequence ATGAACACCAAACAACTCGAACTTCGTGTCGCCAACCTTGATTGCGAACATGACGCCGCCGCCATTGAGCGCGGCCTGCAAGGCTTTCCCGGCATTGCCGAACTGAAAATCTATCCTAAGTCCGCCAAGGTAGCGATCACATATGATCCTGCCTCCACCAAGCCCGAAGCGGTGAAAGAAAAACTGGAATCACTCGGCTTCCCTCCGCAGAAGGGGATGGAGATGGCAGAACAACCAAAGCCCTGGCGTAACCCCAAGGTATTAACATCAGTTGCGTCAGGTGTGTTTCTGTTAATTGGCTGGTTACTTGGGCTGGCAGGTGTACCCGCAATTTTCTCAACCGTCGTCTACATCGCGGCGATTCTGATTGGCGGATACTATTTCGGACGTGAAGCGATTGAAGAACTGATCTTCGAGCGTGAAATTGGCATTGAGTTGCTAATGAGCACAGCGGCTGTCGTTGCTACGATCATGGGTCTGGCAGGCGAAGGCGCGATGCTGGTATTCCTCTATTCGATCAGCGAAGCTGCCGAAGGTTATACCGAAGAGAAAACGCGCGCTGCCATCAAGGCGTTGATGGATCTCGCACCAAAAGTTGCGCTTGTGCGCCGCGGTGGAGTCGAGCGCGAAATCCCTGTGCAAGAACTGGAAGTTGGTGATGTGTTCATCGTCAAGCCAGGAGAGGCGATGGCAACGGATGGCGAGATTCTTGTTGGTGCTTCCAGTGTTAATCAGGCGCCAGTCACCGGTGAAAGCGTGCCTGTGGAAAAACAGCCCGGCGATCCTGTGTTCGCCGGTAGCATCAACGGCGAGGGTGCGCTGGAAGTACGCGCCACCAAGACCTTTGCCGATAACACGATCAGCCGCATCATCCATATGGTTGAGGAAGCCCAGGAAAAGAAGGGCAAGAGCCAAAGGTTCATTGAAAGATTCGGCGCGCGCTACAGCCCCGCTGTGCTTGCGATTGGAATTCTAATTGCGATTGTGCCGCCGCTATTTTTCAGCGCGGATTGGGTCACTTGGATTACGCGCGCAACTGTATTCATAGTGGCAGCCGCTCCATGCGCGCTCGTCATTTCCATCCCCATCACTTTGGTGGCTTCCTTGGGTACTGGCGCGCGGCAGGGAGTGCTCATCAAAGGCGGCGTGTATGTCGAGGAACTGGCGAAAGTCAAGGTGGTCGCAATGGACAAGACCGGCACGCTGACGCGTGGCGAGCCGGAAGTGACCGATGTGCTCCTGCTGCGTCAAGACCCGGATCGCTTAGCCGCTTCGCAGCAGCAACTGCTGGCGTTGGCAGCGGGCATCGAGCGTCGCAGTGGACACCCGCTGGCGCAAGCTATCGTCCGGCATGCGGAGGCGCAGGGTATTCAGCCGTCTGAATTGGCCGAGTTCCGCTCCCTGACCGGTGCTGGAGCTTCGGCCAGGCTTGACGGACGCACGATCTATGTCGGCAGCCCAGACATGTTCCACTCAAAGTTGGGCGTTTCACTGGATGGGGTGTGGGGAGACATCAACCAGCTACAGGGCGAGGGAAAAACGGTGGTGGTGCTTGGGGATGAAGAGGCTCCCTGGGGTATGATCGCCATACGCGATAACATCCGCCTCAACGCAGCAAAGGCGATTGACGCTATCCACGCGGCAGGTGTGGAAAAAGTGGTGATGCTCACGGGTGACAACGAACGTACTGCGCAAGCCATTGCCCGTGAACTCGGCATTGATGAAATCTACGCGGACTTGAAACCGGAAGATAAAGTGACAAAGGTCCGCGAACTCGCGCAGCGCTACGGGCACGTGGCGATGGTTGGCGATGGTGTAAACGACGCGCCCGCGCTGGCGGAGGCAACCGTGGGTGTGGCGATGGGCGCAGCCGGAACGGATGTGGCGCTCGAAACCGCAGACGTCGCGCTCATGGCGGACGATCTCGAAAAATTGGCGTATGCGCTCAAGCTGGCAAAGCGCAACCAATCGGTGGTGAACCAGAACCTGGCGCTATCCGCCATCGTGATCGGCGCGCTGGTCATCGGCGCGGTTGCAGGCGCCTTTTCACTGCCGATTGCAGTGCTAGGACACGAGATCAGCGAATTTATCGTCATTGGAAGTGGGTTGCGGATGTTACGCGCTTGA
- a CDS encoding pilus assembly protein: MIRPKEKGQAMAEFALIMPVLILLLFGMTFAAFYAFRSASTDWGVFITGVASGSYNTPATENARDNVLWPDLADRINAGQTGPRQVRSLISVEDSRDWIFGIRLIEAQRAETNFRLWRFYPGPPSAGGFE; this comes from the coding sequence ATGATTCGTCCGAAGGAAAAGGGTCAGGCAATGGCAGAGTTCGCGCTGATCATGCCGGTCCTGATCCTGTTGTTGTTCGGCATGACCTTTGCCGCGTTTTATGCCTTCCGTTCCGCCTCCACGGATTGGGGCGTGTTCATCACGGGTGTCGCTTCCGGTTCATACAACACACCCGCCACCGAAAACGCCCGTGACAATGTTTTATGGCCCGATCTCGCGGACCGGATCAATGCTGGGCAGACCGGTCCGCGTCAGGTGCGTTCGTTGATCAGTGTGGAGGACTCACGGGATTGGATCTTTGGCATCCGTCTGATCGAAGCGCAACGGGCCGAGACCAACTTTCGCCTTTGGCGCTTCTATCCCGGCCCGCCCTCTGCTGGAGGGTTCGAATGA
- a CDS encoding phenylacetate--CoA ligase family protein: protein MSENTLQLLLDVRKARQQGPATIKQRQRKRLAEMVAYARANSPYYRELYKGLPERVEDPTLLPITDKKKLMARFDDWVTDHEVTLEKARHFVENPNLFGKQFLGKYLVVTTSGTTGTHGIFLADRRSLSVVGPLFLNMLHAWLGVRNILRIITAGGRIGLVLAMGTPTATGVGISYFGARLGRMLCPLSVRAPLSDLVAELNTFQPLILVSYGTVMKLLANEQESGRLHIKPVLIIVTAEGLALNEYDRIASVFNAKVGNMYASSECPFMSYSCEHGWLHVNSDWVVLEPVDADYQPVPPGIQSYTVLVSNLANRVQPILRYDLGDSVLERPDPCPCGNPLPAIRVQGRAADMLVFPTDHGERITVPPLLFGTSIYHIPGIEQFQVLQTAPLSLRVRLRLAHDSEPNRVWDAVHTEITCLLANHKLNHVTLEHADEPPEQTPGGKYREVISLR, encoded by the coding sequence TTGAGCGAGAATACTCTACAGTTGTTGCTCGACGTGCGCAAAGCCAGACAGCAAGGGCCGGCTACGATAAAGCAGCGGCAGCGCAAACGCCTTGCCGAGATGGTGGCCTATGCACGTGCCAACTCACCCTACTATCGCGAGCTTTACAAAGGCTTGCCTGAGCGGGTCGAGGATCCAACCTTGCTGCCGATCACCGACAAGAAGAAGCTGATGGCGCGTTTTGACGACTGGGTCACCGACCATGAGGTGACGCTTGAGAAGGCTCGTCACTTCGTTGAAAACCCCAATCTGTTCGGAAAGCAATTTTTGGGCAAGTACCTTGTAGTAACAACGTCTGGAACTACCGGGACTCACGGTATCTTTCTTGCAGACAGGCGATCCCTTTCCGTGGTCGGGCCACTCTTCTTAAACATGTTGCACGCCTGGCTCGGTGTCCGCAACATCCTCCGGATCATCACCGCCGGCGGACGCATCGGATTAGTTCTTGCAATGGGCACTCCAACCGCCACCGGCGTCGGCATTAGTTACTTCGGTGCGCGGCTCGGCAGAATGTTATGTCCCCTGTCGGTACGCGCTCCCCTATCTGATCTTGTGGCTGAACTCAACACATTTCAGCCCCTCATTCTCGTAAGTTATGGGACTGTAATGAAATTGCTTGCCAACGAACAAGAATCCGGCCGTCTGCACATCAAGCCGGTACTGATTATCGTGACAGCTGAAGGACTGGCTCTGAACGAATATGACCGCATTGCCAGTGTGTTCAACGCCAAAGTTGGTAATATGTATGCTTCCTCTGAGTGCCCTTTCATGAGTTATAGCTGCGAACACGGATGGCTGCACGTCAATAGCGACTGGGTGGTGCTCGAGCCGGTTGATGCTGACTACCAGCCTGTGCCGCCCGGTATACAATCGTACACGGTTCTCGTCAGCAACCTCGCCAACCGGGTGCAACCGATCCTGCGCTACGACCTCGGCGACAGCGTCCTGGAGCGCCCCGATCCTTGCCCGTGCGGGAACCCGCTGCCTGCGATCCGCGTGCAAGGTCGCGCCGCTGATATGCTTGTCTTTCCTACGGATCATGGTGAACGGATTACGGTTCCGCCGCTGCTGTTCGGCACCTCGATTTATCACATCCCAGGCATCGAGCAGTTCCAGGTCTTGCAGACCGCGCCGTTGAGCCTGCGCGTGCGCCTGCGCCTGGCACATGACTCCGAGCCGAATCGCGTGTGGGATGCGGTGCATACCGAGATCACATGCCTGCTCGCCAACCATAAGCTCAATCACGTTACACTCGAGCACGCCGATGAACCGCCGGAGCAAACGCCAGGCGGCAAGTACCGCGAGGTAATTTCGTTACGTTAA